The proteins below come from a single Caenibius sp. WL genomic window:
- a CDS encoding Lrp/AsnC family transcriptional regulator, which yields MKRQLDEQDEAIIAVLREDGRIAIRELAQKVGLTEATVRARIRRLETSGSIRIVAKRDLGAMGYPYTALVGIRIRGRTIDEVGQDLLAIPEVISILSVIGRNDLEIQVVARDMATLNGLLTETIPQIDGIVGVESALAMNIVKYDHPWGRFE from the coding sequence TTGAAGCGTCAACTGGATGAACAGGACGAGGCGATCATCGCCGTGCTGCGCGAAGATGGCCGCATCGCGATTCGCGAACTCGCCCAGAAGGTCGGCCTGACCGAGGCGACCGTACGCGCGCGTATCCGGCGGCTGGAAACATCCGGATCGATCCGCATCGTGGCCAAGCGCGATCTGGGGGCCATGGGCTATCCCTACACCGCATTGGTCGGCATCAGGATACGCGGGCGGACGATCGACGAAGTGGGACAGGATCTGCTGGCGATTCCCGAAGTGATCTCGATCCTGTCTGTGATCGGGCGCAACGATCTGGAAATCCAGGTCGTCGCCCGCGACATGGCGACGCTGAACGGATTGCTGACAGAAACCATCCCGCAGATCGATGGGATTGTCGGCGTGGAATCCGCGCTGGCGATGAACATCGTCAAATACGATCACCCCTGGGGGCGCTTCGAATGA